The following DNA comes from Vicugna pacos chromosome 13, VicPac4, whole genome shotgun sequence.
AGGCCTCTGCTCCCTCTTGTGGCCTCCTCTCTGCAGGACACCAGCTGTTCCCTTACAGAATAGGTAAGAGGTTCAGGAAAATAGTTATCTACACTTCAGGCCTACAGAGCTCTGTGGCAAGCGTGGTTCCTGGAGGTATCAGCCCAGAGACACCCAGTTATCCACAACCAGGACCTTAGGTAATaaacccctcccctttccccctccaGGCTCCCAATGTGGCTCAGGAGTTGAGGGGGGGCTGTCACGGCTTCTCCCACAAGTTCATGCACTGGCAGGAGGAGCTACTGCTGGGAGGCATGGCCAGAGACTCCCAAGGACAGCTGCTGAGGTAGGGCCTCCCCTAGGGGTTGGCAAGGGCACCCCACATGTGGGGATACACACCCTGGGTCCATGCAGCTCTAGCAAAAGCCCCTTGCACACCCCCTCCTGGGTGTTCAGGCCAGCACTGACCCCCAGCTCTCCTGTACCCCCGCCAGGGCAGAGGCCCTGCAGAGCACCTTCCTGCTGATGAGTCCCCGTCAGCTGTATGAGCACTTCCGGGGCGACTACCAGACACACGACATCGGCTGGAGCGAGGAGCAGGCCGGCACAGTGCTGCAGGCTTGGCAGCGGCGCTTCGTGCAGGTCAGTGTGGAGATGGTGAGGGTGGTGCCCTGCGgccactccctcctcctgcctctcacACTACCCCATCTCTCCAGCTGGCCCAGGAGGCCCTGCCTGAGAATGCGTCCCAACAGATCCACGccttctcctccaccaccctGGATGACATCCTGCATGCTTTCTCTGAAGTCAGCACTGCTCGTGTGGTGGGAGGCTACCTGCTCATGGTGGGTCCTCCTCCATGTGCCTTGCCCCCACCTCCACTGGAGCCCACCCTAGGAGCCCCTACCCGAGACTGCCCTTTCTCCCCACAGCTAGCCTACGCCTGCGTGACGATGCTGCGATGGGACTGTGCCCAGTCCCAGGGTGCTGTGGGCCTTGCCGGGGTGCTGCTGGTGGCCCTGGCAGTGGCCTCGGGCCTCGGGCTCTGCGCCCTGCTTGGCATAGCCTTCAATGCCGCCACTACCCAGGTACACCAGCACTGCAGGGCAGATGGGTGCCAGCCACCCAGGCTGCTCAGCTCCTCCAGCTGTCCACCCCTGTGCCCCTCCAGGTGCTGCCCTTCTTGGCACTGGGCATTGGTGTGGATGACATATTCCTGATGGCACATGCCTTCACAGAGGCTCCACCTGGCACCCCTCTCCAGGTGAGGCCTCATCCTCCGATCTGGGCTCATCTGAGGCAGTTCTGCATAGGGGTTAAGAGCCTCTTGGTTTGAGTGATCTTGGGCTggtaattaacctctctgtgcctcagtttcctcatctatgaacaggGGTAATAGTAGTGCTTGTGTCATAAGGGTTGTTGTGAGGCTCAGTGAGGTGATTCAAGtccagtgcttagaacagtgcatgACACATACGGGTACTCAGCAAACGTTACCTGCTGTGTTGTTCCTGTCGCTCCTATGCTGTCCCAAGTTCCCGAGCCTCCCCTTCACTCTACCTTGTCCTGGCAGGAGCGCACAGGAGAGTGTCTGCAGCGCACAGGCACCAGCGTCGCACTCACATCCATCAACAACATGGTCGCCTTCTTCATGGCCGCTGTGGTTCCCATCCCTGCACTGCGGGCCTTCTCCTTGCAAGTGAGGCCTCACGAGTAGGGTCTGGGCTCAGGGTGGGCATGGAGCCGGGGACAGGCTTCATCCAGGCTCTGTGCCCCTCCTGTCCATCCCCCAGGCGGCCATAGTGGTTGGCTGCAACTTTGCAGCCGTGATGCTTGTCTTCCCAGCGGTCCTCAGCCTGGACCTGCACCGGCGCCACTGCCAGCGCCTTGATGTGCTCTGCTGCTTCTCTAGGTACCCCTACCCCACCAGGCCATCCTCCCTCGGCCCCATCCCATCCTGTCCTGTCAGCAGCATTTCCAGGCACAACCTGTCacccctctctctgccttttccAGCCCCTGTTCTGCTCGTGTGATTCAAATTCTGCCCCAGGAGCTGGGGGATAGGACAGTTCCAGTGGGCATTGCCCACCTGACTGCCACGGTTCAAGCCTTTGCCCACTGTGAAGCCAGCAGCCAGCATGTGGTCACCATCCTGCCTCCCCAAGCCCACTTGGTGCCCCCACCTTCTGACCCACTGGGCTCTGAGCTCTTCAGCCCAGGAGGGTCTACACGGGACCTTCTAGGCCAGGAGGAGGGTACAAGGCAGAAGGCAGTCTGCAGGTCCCTGCCCTGTGCCCGCTGGAATCTTGCCCATTTTGCCCGCTCTCAGTTTGCACCATTTCTGCTCCAGTCCCACACCAAGGTAAGGCTCCAGGCCCGGGCAAGTCAAGGTGGGACAGGGCAGAGGCTTCTTAGGTGTCTCTGGGCCCGAAGAAGGGCAGAGGCCTGGCCCACCACCTGAGGGCCTGGAGGTATCCCTGGGCCTCCAGCTTAATTGCTGTTTCCCACAGGCCATGGTACTGGTACTTTTTGGGGCTCTTCTGGGCTTGAGCCTCTATGGAGCGACCTTGGTGCAAGATGGGCTGGCCCTGACAGATGTTGTGCCTCGGGGCACCAAGGAGCATGCCTTCCTGAGCGCCCAGCTCAGGTACTTCTCTCTGTACGAGGTGGCCCTGGTGACACAGGGTGGCTTTGACTACGCCCACTCCCAACGCGCCCTCTTTGATCTGCACCAGCGCTTCAGTTCCCTCAAGGCCGTGCTGCCCCCACCAGCCACCCAGGCGCCCCGCACCTGGCTGCACTATTACCGCAATTGGCTACAGGGTGAGAGGCAAGGAGACTGGCAGGGAGGGCTGCTGCCGGCAGAAGCCCCCAGAGCCCCAGGCCAACCATACCCTACCCAGGCCAACCGTACCCTACCCAACCATGTTCTCTCCCAGGAATCCAGGCGGCGTTTGACCAGGACTGGGCTTCTGGACGCATCACCCGCCACTCGTACCGCAATGGCTCTGAGGATGGAGCCCTGGCCTATAAGCTGCTCATCCAGACCGGGGATGCCCAGGAGCCTCTGGATTTCAGCCAGGTTGGGAGAGGACTGGAAGGGTCAGGGAGCACAGAGCGGCTCCAGGCCTCACAGGCCCAGGCCTTCagccctctctgcctctgcagcTGACCACAAGGAAGCTGGTGGACAAGGAGGGGCTGATTCCACCTGAGCTCTTCTACATAGGGCTGACTGTGTGGGTGAGCAGTGACCCCCTGGGTCTGGCAGCCTCACAGGCCAACTTCTACCCACCACCTCCCGAGTGGCTGCATGACAAGTACGACACCACCGGGGAGAACCTTCGCAGTGAGTCCCAGGGGAGCCCAAAAAGCCTAGGCCTGGGCCCACACAGGCCCCACCCTAAGGCCCTGCCCACTCCTTGCTGTGCTCACTGgccaccctccccctcaccccctcctctCCACAGTCCCGGCGGCCCAGCCCCTGGAGTTTGCCCAGTTCCCCTTTCTACTGCACGGCCTCCAGAAGACTGCAGACTTCATGGAGGCCATCGAGGGGGCCCGGGCAGCGTGTGCCGAGGCAGGCCAGGCTGGGGTACGTGCCTACCCCAGCGGCTCCCCCTTCCTCTTCTGGGAGCAGTATCTGGGCCTGCGGCGCTGCTTCCTGCTGGCGGTCTGCATCCTGTTGGTGTGCACTTTCCTCGTCTGTGCCCTACTGCTGCTCAACCCCTGGACAGCAGTCCTTATAGTGAGTCCttgcaggggtggggctggagagatCCATCACTCTCACACCTTGCGGCTCCCAGGAGCCCTGGGTgatccctgccctccccaggtGCTGGTCCTGGCAGTGATGACTGTGGAGCTCTTTGGCATCATGGGCTTCCTGGGCATCAAGCTGAGCGCCATCCCCGTGGTGATCCTTGTGGCCTCTGTGGGAATTGGTGTCGAGTTCACCGTCCACGTGGCTCTGGTGAGCACAggcactgggggaggggtgggccaGCTGATTCAgtcttcaacaaatattgattaagcacctactatgtgctgggtacTGTTTAAGAGCTGGGGAGATAATAGCAATACAAACAGGCCTTATCCTCAAGGATTTTATCCTAGAGTATAGAGATCAAcagtaaacaagtaaacaaacaagtaaGCAGCCAATTCAGTAGAAAGGAGGGACAAAGCCCTGACCAGAATGAGGTGAGGACAGAATGGAAGGTGAGAAAATGGGAACCAACAATGTTTTTTGGACGGATTTACTGTGAAGGGGATCAAAGAAATGGGGTGGCAGCTGGATGCTGTGTGGTGGATAAAGGAGAGATTCTACCAAGACAGAGACAGCCAAACACAGGCAGGCAGGCCTCTCCCACAGCCTGGTGTTCTCtggcagaggagaagaggagggttgGGTGGAGGCCATTGATCAGACCCCACAAACAGctcccttcttttttcccccataaaagccttattatttttctgattataagaaCAGTATATACTGCTTGGGAGACCAAAAAAAGTCAACATACAGAAAAGTACCAAGAAAGAATTAGAAATTCTCTGAAATGCCACCCCTGAGACATAAACTAGAACTTTTGGTGTCCATCCTTCCAGACCAGGGGTtgacaaattttttttataagGGACCAGATGGCAAGTATTTCAGGATTGGCAGGCCACATCGTCTCTGTGGCAGCCCTGCCATTGTAGCATAATTGTAGATAATATCTGCAtgaatgagtgtggctgtgttatGACAAAACATGTACAAAACACATGCAACAGTCTAGTTTGCCAGCCTATTCAAGACATTTCTCTGTGTCTCACCAGACACATCTATGCCGTGTTACCTATATGGACTTGTGCTTGCGTCCTGGATGGTTTCCAGGAACTCAGTTCACCTGGCCTTCTGTGGGCCGAAGCATGGGtgagccctggggacacagatgaGTTGGCCATGGTTGGCAGAGAGTAGCTCCAGGACCACTTTGTTCCCCCAGGGCTTCCTGACCGCCCAGGGTAGCCGGAACCTGCGGGCTGCCCGGGCCTTAGAGCACACATTTGCCCCGGTGACTGATGGGGCCGTCTCCACATTGCTGGGTCTGCTCATGCTTGCTGGTTCCAactttga
Coding sequences within:
- the PTCH2 gene encoding protein patched homolog 2 isoform X3; translation: MARPPPLGELPPGYTSPARSAAPQGLLFSLGCGIQRHCGKVLFLGLLAFGALALGLRVAIIETDLEQLWVEAGSRVSQELQYTKEKLGEEAAYTSQMLIQTPRREGENVLTPEALGLHLQAALTASKVQVSLYGKSWDLNKICYKSGVPLIENGMIERMIEKLFPCVILTPLDCFWEGAKLQGGSAYLPGRPDIQWTNLDPEQLLEELGPFASLEGFRELLDKAQVGQAYVGRPCLHPDDLHCPPSAPNHHSRQAPNVAQELRGGCHGFSHKFMHWQEELLLGGMARDSQGQLLRAEALQSTFLLMSPRQLYEHFRGDYQTHDIGWSEEQAGTVLQAWQRRFVQLAQEALPENASQQIHAFSSTTLDDILHAFSEVSTARVVGGYLLMLAYACVTMLRWDCAQSQGAVGLAGVLLVALAVASGLGLCALLGIAFNAATTQVLPFLALGIGVDDIFLMAHAFTEAPPGTPLQERTGECLQRTGTSVALTSINNMVAFFMAAVVPIPALRAFSLQAAIVVGCNFAAVMLVFPAVLSLDLHRRHCQRLDVLCCFSSPCSARVIQILPQELGDRTVPVGIAHLTATVQAFAHCEASSQHVVTILPPQAHLVPPPSDPLGSELFSPGGSTRDLLGQEEGTRQKAVCRSLPCARWNLAHFARSQFAPFLLQSHTKAMVLVLFGALLGLSLYGATLVQDGLALTDVVPRGTKEHAFLSAQLRYFSLYEVALVTQGGFDYAHSQRALFDLHQRFSSLKAVLPPPATQAPRTWLHYYRNWLQGIQAAFDQDWASGRITRHSYRNGSEDGALAYKLLIQTGDAQEPLDFSQLTTRKLVDKEGLIPPELFYIGLTVWVSSDPLGLAASQANFYPPPPEWLHDKYDTTGENLRIPAAQPLEFAQFPFLLHGLQKTADFMEAIEGARAACAEAGQAGVRAYPSGSPFLFWEQYLGLRRCFLLAVCILLVCTFLVCALLLLNPWTAVLIVLVLAVMTVELFGIMGFLGIKLSAIPVVILVASVGIGVEFTVHVALGFLTAQGSRNLRAARALEHTFAPVTDGAVSTLLGLLMLAGSNFDFIVRYFFVVLTVLTLVGLLHGLVLLPVLLSILGPPPEVVQMYKESPEVLSPPAPQGGGLRWSVSPTQPRSFARVTTSMTVAFHPPPLPGAYIHPASDEPTWSPAATPAGNGSSNLSSRGQCPAT
- the PTCH2 gene encoding protein patched homolog 2 isoform X1, producing the protein MARPPPLGELPPGYTSPARSAAPQILAGSLKAPLWLRAYFQGLLFSLGCGIQRHCGKVLFLGLLAFGALALGLRVAIIETDLEQLWVEAGSRVSQELQYTKEKLGEEAAYTSQMLIQTPRREGENVLTPEALGLHLQAALTASKVQVSLYGKSWDLNKICYKSGVPLIENGMIERMIEKLFPCVILTPLDCFWEGAKLQGGSAYLPGRPDIQWTNLDPEQLLEELGPFASLEGFRELLDKAQVGQAYVGRPCLHPDDLHCPPSAPNHHSRQAPNVAQELRGGCHGFSHKFMHWQEELLLGGMARDSQGQLLRAEALQSTFLLMSPRQLYEHFRGDYQTHDIGWSEEQAGTVLQAWQRRFVQLAQEALPENASQQIHAFSSTTLDDILHAFSEVSTARVVGGYLLMLAYACVTMLRWDCAQSQGAVGLAGVLLVALAVASGLGLCALLGIAFNAATTQVLPFLALGIGVDDIFLMAHAFTEAPPGTPLQERTGECLQRTGTSVALTSINNMVAFFMAAVVPIPALRAFSLQAAIVVGCNFAAVMLVFPAVLSLDLHRRHCQRLDVLCCFSSPCSARVIQILPQELGDRTVPVGIAHLTATVQAFAHCEASSQHVVTILPPQAHLVPPPSDPLGSELFSPGGSTRDLLGQEEGTRQKAVCRSLPCARWNLAHFARSQFAPFLLQSHTKAMVLVLFGALLGLSLYGATLVQDGLALTDVVPRGTKEHAFLSAQLRYFSLYEVALVTQGGFDYAHSQRALFDLHQRFSSLKAVLPPPATQAPRTWLHYYRNWLQGIQAAFDQDWASGRITRHSYRNGSEDGALAYKLLIQTGDAQEPLDFSQLTTRKLVDKEGLIPPELFYIGLTVWVSSDPLGLAASQANFYPPPPEWLHDKYDTTGENLRIPAAQPLEFAQFPFLLHGLQKTADFMEAIEGARAACAEAGQAGVRAYPSGSPFLFWEQYLGLRRCFLLAVCILLVCTFLVCALLLLNPWTAVLIVLVLAVMTVELFGIMGFLGIKLSAIPVVILVASVGIGVEFTVHVALGFLTAQGSRNLRAARALEHTFAPVTDGAVSTLLGLLMLAGSNFDFIVRYFFVVLTVLTLVGLLHGLVLLPVLLSILGPPPEVVQMYKESPEVLSPPAPQGGGLRWSVSPTQPRSFARVTTSMTVAFHPPPLPGAYIHPASDEPTWSPAATPAGNGSSNLSSRGQCPAT
- the PTCH2 gene encoding protein patched homolog 2 isoform X4, whose translation is MARPPPLGELPPGYTSPARSAAPQILAGSLKAPLWLRAYFQGLLFSLGCGIQRHCGKVLFLGLLAFGALALGLRVAIIETDLEQLWVEAGSRVSQELQYTKEKLGEEAAYTSQMLIQTPRREGENVLTPEALGLHLQAALTASKVQVSLYGKSWDLNKICYKSGVPLIENGMIERMIEKLFPCVILTPLDCFWEGAKLQGGSAYLPGRPDIQWTNLDPEQLLEELGPFASLEGFRELLDKAQVGQAYVGRPCLHPDDLHCPPSAPNHHSRQAPNVAQELRGGCHGFSHKFMHWQEELLLGGMARDSQGQLLRAEALQSTFLLMSPRQLYEHFRGDYQTHDIGWSEEQAGTVLQAWQRRFVQLAQEALPENASQQIHAFSSTTLDDILHAFSEVSTARVVGGYLLMLAYACVTMLRWDCAQSQGAVGLAGVLLVALAVASGLGLCALLGIAFNAATTQVLPFLALGIGVDDIFLMAHAFTEAPPGTPLQERTGECLQRTGTSVALTSINNMVAFFMAAVVPIPALRAFSLQAAIVVGCNFAAVMLVFPAVLSLDLHRRHCQRLDVLCCFSSPCSARVIQILPQELGDRTVPVGIAHLTATVQAFAHCEASSQHVVTILPPQAHLVPPPSDPLGSELFSPGGSTRDLLGQEEGTRQKAVCRSLPCARWNLAHFARSQFAPFLLQSHTKAMVLVLFGALLGLSLYGATLVQDGLALTDVVPRGTKEHAFLSAQLSASVPSRPCCPHQPPRRPAPGCTITAIGYRESRRRLTRTGLLDASPATRTAMALRMEPWPISCSSRPGMPRSLWISAS
- the PTCH2 gene encoding protein patched homolog 2 isoform X2, with the protein product MARPPPLGELPPGYTSPARSAAPQILAGSLKAPLWLRAYFQGLLFSLGCGIQRHCGKVLFLGLLAFGALALGLRVAIIETDLEQLWVEAGSRVSQELQYTKEKLGEEAAYTSQMLIQTPRREGENVLTPEALGLHLQAALTASKVSWDLNKICYKSGVPLIENGMIERMIEKLFPCVILTPLDCFWEGAKLQGGSAYLPGRPDIQWTNLDPEQLLEELGPFASLEGFRELLDKAQVGQAYVGRPCLHPDDLHCPPSAPNHHSRQAPNVAQELRGGCHGFSHKFMHWQEELLLGGMARDSQGQLLRAEALQSTFLLMSPRQLYEHFRGDYQTHDIGWSEEQAGTVLQAWQRRFVQLAQEALPENASQQIHAFSSTTLDDILHAFSEVSTARVVGGYLLMLAYACVTMLRWDCAQSQGAVGLAGVLLVALAVASGLGLCALLGIAFNAATTQVLPFLALGIGVDDIFLMAHAFTEAPPGTPLQERTGECLQRTGTSVALTSINNMVAFFMAAVVPIPALRAFSLQAAIVVGCNFAAVMLVFPAVLSLDLHRRHCQRLDVLCCFSSPCSARVIQILPQELGDRTVPVGIAHLTATVQAFAHCEASSQHVVTILPPQAHLVPPPSDPLGSELFSPGGSTRDLLGQEEGTRQKAVCRSLPCARWNLAHFARSQFAPFLLQSHTKAMVLVLFGALLGLSLYGATLVQDGLALTDVVPRGTKEHAFLSAQLRYFSLYEVALVTQGGFDYAHSQRALFDLHQRFSSLKAVLPPPATQAPRTWLHYYRNWLQGIQAAFDQDWASGRITRHSYRNGSEDGALAYKLLIQTGDAQEPLDFSQLTTRKLVDKEGLIPPELFYIGLTVWVSSDPLGLAASQANFYPPPPEWLHDKYDTTGENLRIPAAQPLEFAQFPFLLHGLQKTADFMEAIEGARAACAEAGQAGVRAYPSGSPFLFWEQYLGLRRCFLLAVCILLVCTFLVCALLLLNPWTAVLIVLVLAVMTVELFGIMGFLGIKLSAIPVVILVASVGIGVEFTVHVALGFLTAQGSRNLRAARALEHTFAPVTDGAVSTLLGLLMLAGSNFDFIVRYFFVVLTVLTLVGLLHGLVLLPVLLSILGPPPEVVQMYKESPEVLSPPAPQGGGLRWSVSPTQPRSFARVTTSMTVAFHPPPLPGAYIHPASDEPTWSPAATPAGNGSSNLSSRGQCPAT